In one window of Thiobacillus sp. DNA:
- a CDS encoding low molecular weight phosphotyrosine protein phosphatase has translation MNQQEKSSVLLVCMGNICRSPTAEGVLRDKLEAAGLMDRVHLDSAGTHDYHVGKPPDRRAQEAARKRGYDLSALRARQVGMRDFSEFDLILAMDQDNFESLVRACPQELRHKVRLFLSFSSRFTGQEVPDPYYGGSQGFDHVLDMVEDASEGLIAALRQA, from the coding sequence ATGAATCAACAGGAAAAATCCTCAGTATTGCTGGTCTGCATGGGAAATATCTGCCGGTCCCCCACCGCCGAGGGGGTGCTGCGGGACAAGTTGGAAGCCGCGGGCCTGATGGACCGGGTGCATCTGGACTCCGCCGGCACCCACGACTACCACGTGGGCAAGCCACCGGACCGGCGCGCCCAGGAGGCGGCAAGGAAGCGGGGTTATGACCTTTCCGCCCTGCGGGCCCGCCAGGTCGGCATGCGGGATTTCAGCGAGTTCGACCTCATCCTGGCCATGGACCAGGACAACTTCGAGTCCCTGGTGCGGGCCTGCCCCCAGGAGCTGCGGCACAAGGTGCGCCTGTTCCTGAGCTTCAGCAGCCGCTTCACGGGCCAGGAGGTGCCGGACCCCTACTACGGCGGCAGCCAGGGCTTCGACCACGTGCTGGACATGGTGGAAGATGCGTCGGAGGGGCTCATCGCCGCCCTGAGGCAAGCCTGA
- a CDS encoding Rne/Rng family ribonuclease: MKRMLFNATQAEELRVAIVDGQKLIDLDIESASKEQRKGNIYKAVITRVEPSLEACFVNYGTDRHGFLPFKEIARSSIGNGDVGRGKIQDYLKEGMELVVQVEKDERGNKGAALTNFVSLAGRYLVLMPNNPRGGGVSRRIEGEERNELRDALAQLEVPAGMSLIGRTAGIGRNVEELQWDLNYLLQLWTAIDGAAQGQKGPFLIYAESSLVIRAIRDYFTPDIGELLIDEPNICEQAKQFMAHVMPPNVHKVKLYTDPVPLFSRFQIEHQIESAYSRTVTLPSGGAIVIDHTEALVSIDVNSAQATKGGDIEQTALNTNLEAADEVARQLRLRDLGGLIVIDFIDMESQRNQREVEDRLRDALHHDRARVQTGKISRFGLLELSRQRLQPSLGETSYVTCPRCSGTGHVRSTESFALHLLRMLQEEAMKDGTGAVQLQLPVDVATFLLNEKRHDILAIEARHRVEVMLIPNMHFETPRYVLNRLRHEQLNLAEPLAPSYKMVEKPAEEETLAKGAPPKPERLQAAVQGITPPQPAPAPTPAAPAVTPAAASESGKPGLFGRIVGWLRGVNPPQVEAAKPVEETQKPEPRRERDSRRSRSDRGERRDRGQRSDRSERQEKADTTERSSRGERQESRGERRDRSSERGDRTERSDRTDRSERQERPRRERTERPQPTPAAAAPESTALPGADIVAESGGEERDSRGRRSRRSRGRRGEDRSETSAAIESQTETVEVEAQGPAAAPQATQAELPITESTPEASLGEPPQAVPTPVPTKAKPVVAEPAQPVMEQPNLEAVGLQLVETQSAEAPAAPAEEGAAPSESAPRRRRSRRPRGAESAPAEPLVMVETHGGEDTPQSETPAEWGPPSNPRRRARPRAEESAAEPLVMVETKHTDQPPAV; encoded by the coding sequence ATGAAACGTATGTTGTTTAACGCGACGCAGGCGGAGGAACTCCGCGTCGCCATTGTCGATGGTCAGAAACTGATCGATCTCGACATCGAATCCGCCTCCAAGGAACAACGCAAGGGCAACATCTACAAGGCGGTCATCACCCGTGTAGAGCCCTCCCTCGAAGCCTGCTTCGTCAACTACGGCACCGACCGCCACGGATTTCTCCCGTTCAAGGAAATCGCCCGTTCCTCCATCGGCAACGGCGATGTGGGCCGGGGCAAGATCCAGGACTACCTGAAGGAAGGCATGGAACTCGTCGTCCAGGTGGAAAAGGACGAGCGGGGCAACAAGGGTGCGGCGCTGACCAACTTTGTGAGCCTGGCCGGCCGCTACCTGGTGCTCATGCCCAACAACCCCCGGGGAGGCGGCGTGTCCCGCCGCATAGAGGGCGAGGAGCGTAACGAGCTGCGTGACGCCCTGGCCCAGCTGGAAGTACCCGCCGGCATGAGCCTCATCGGCCGCACCGCCGGCATCGGCCGCAACGTGGAAGAACTGCAGTGGGACCTCAACTACCTGCTGCAGCTCTGGACCGCCATCGACGGCGCCGCCCAGGGCCAGAAAGGCCCCTTCCTCATCTACGCCGAATCCAGCCTGGTGATCCGCGCCATCCGCGACTACTTCACCCCGGACATCGGCGAGCTGCTCATCGACGAGCCCAACATCTGCGAGCAGGCCAAGCAGTTCATGGCCCACGTGATGCCGCCCAACGTCCACAAGGTGAAGCTCTACACCGACCCGGTACCCCTGTTCTCCCGCTTCCAGATCGAGCACCAGATCGAGAGCGCCTACTCCCGCACGGTCACCCTCCCCTCCGGCGGCGCCATCGTCATCGACCACACCGAGGCCCTGGTATCCATCGATGTGAACTCCGCCCAGGCCACCAAGGGCGGCGACATCGAGCAGACCGCCCTCAACACCAACCTGGAAGCCGCCGACGAAGTCGCTCGCCAGCTGCGTCTGCGGGACCTGGGTGGCTTGATCGTCATCGACTTCATCGACATGGAAAGCCAACGCAACCAGCGGGAGGTGGAAGACCGCCTGCGGGATGCCCTGCACCATGACCGTGCCCGGGTTCAGACCGGCAAGATCTCGCGCTTTGGACTGCTGGAGCTGTCCCGCCAACGCCTGCAGCCCTCCCTGGGCGAGACCAGCTACGTCACCTGCCCCCGCTGCTCCGGCACGGGCCACGTACGCAGCACCGAATCCTTCGCCCTGCACCTGTTGCGCATGCTGCAGGAAGAGGCCATGAAGGACGGCACCGGCGCGGTGCAGCTGCAGCTGCCCGTGGACGTGGCCACCTTCCTGCTCAACGAGAAGCGGCACGACATCCTGGCCATCGAGGCGCGCCACCGGGTTGAGGTCATGCTCATCCCCAACATGCACTTCGAGACCCCCCGCTACGTACTCAACCGCCTGCGCCACGAACAGCTCAACCTGGCCGAACCCCTGGCCCCCAGCTACAAGATGGTGGAAAAGCCCGCGGAAGAGGAAACCCTGGCCAAGGGAGCCCCCCCCAAGCCGGAACGGCTCCAGGCCGCCGTCCAGGGCATTACCCCGCCTCAACCCGCGCCCGCACCCACCCCGGCGGCACCCGCTGTCACCCCCGCAGCCGCCTCGGAATCCGGCAAGCCCGGCCTGTTCGGCCGCATCGTGGGCTGGCTGCGGGGCGTGAATCCGCCCCAGGTGGAAGCCGCCAAGCCGGTGGAAGAAACCCAGAAGCCGGAACCCCGCCGTGAGCGTGACTCCCGGCGCAGCCGCAGCGACCGCGGTGAACGCCGTGACCGGGGCCAGCGCAGCGACCGCAGCGAGCGCCAGGAAAAAGCCGACACCACCGAGCGCAGCAGCCGCGGTGAACGTCAGGAAAGCCGGGGCGAACGCCGCGACCGTTCCTCCGAACGTGGAGATCGTACGGAGCGTTCGGATCGCACAGACCGCTCCGAACGCCAGGAACGCCCGCGTCGGGAGCGTACCGAGCGTCCCCAGCCGACACCCGCAGCCGCCGCGCCGGAATCCACCGCCTTGCCCGGAGCCGATATCGTCGCGGAATCCGGCGGCGAGGAAAGGGATAGCCGTGGCCGCCGCAGCCGCCGCAGCCGTGGACGCCGTGGCGAGGACAGGAGCGAGACCTCTGCAGCTATCGAGTCTCAAACCGAGACCGTAGAGGTGGAGGCCCAGGGTCCCGCCGCCGCGCCCCAGGCCACCCAGGCCGAGCTGCCCATCACCGAGTCGACCCCCGAGGCAAGCCTGGGGGAACCCCCCCAGGCCGTCCCCACCCCCGTGCCAACCAAGGCCAAGCCGGTGGTGGCCGAGCCGGCCCAGCCCGTGATGGAACAGCCCAACCTGGAGGCCGTTGGACTCCAGTTGGTTGAAACCCAATCCGCCGAAGCCCCGGCCGCGCCTGCGGAGGAGGGAGCCGCGCCTTCCGAGTCCGCGCCCCGCCGTCGCCGTTCCCGTCGCCCCCGGGGTGCGGAGTCCGCGCCGGCCGAGCCCCTGGTCATGGTGGAAACCCATGGCGGCGAGGACACACCCCAGTCCGAGACACCCGCCGAGTGGGGACCGCCCTCCAACCCCCGCCGCCGGGCCCGCCCCAGGGCCGAGGAATCGGCTGCCGAACCCCTGGTGATGGTGGAAACCAAGCACACGGACCAGCCCCCGGCGGTATGA
- the serS gene encoding serine--tRNA ligase: MLDIQLLRKDLPAVAQRLATRGVTLDTARIEALEAERKTIQTRTQDLQARRNQLSKQIGAAKGRGEDTTALMDEVNGLGDELKASEDRLAGIQEELSALLMDVPNLPHESVPVGNSEADNEAVRVVGEPRYFPLPARDHVAIGEDLDLLDFPTAVKIASSRFVLMRGDLARLHRALVQYMLDTHTQEHGYEEVYVPYLVNADSLRGTGQLPKFEEDLFKLSNGMYLIPTAEVPVTNIVRDEIIPAENLPIRLVAHTPCFRSEAGSYGKDTRGMVRQHQFDKVELVQMVRPEDSYAALEELTGHAEAILKGLNLPYRVVALCTGDLGFSSSKTYDLEVWLPGQNTYREISSCSNFEAFQARRMQARFRPEKDGKAGKPELIHTLNGSGLAVGRCLVAVLENYQREDGGVDIPPVLQRYMGGKTRIDSAR, encoded by the coding sequence ATGCTCGACATCCAGTTGCTGCGCAAAGACCTTCCCGCCGTCGCCCAACGTCTCGCCACCCGTGGTGTCACCCTGGACACGGCCCGCATCGAAGCCCTGGAGGCCGAGCGCAAGACCATCCAGACCCGGACCCAGGACCTCCAGGCCAGGCGCAACCAGCTCTCCAAGCAGATCGGCGCGGCCAAGGGCCGGGGCGAGGACACTACCGCCCTGATGGACGAGGTCAACGGCCTGGGGGACGAGCTCAAGGCCTCGGAAGATCGCCTGGCCGGCATTCAGGAGGAACTCTCCGCCCTGCTCATGGACGTGCCCAACCTGCCCCACGAAAGCGTGCCCGTGGGCAACAGCGAAGCCGACAACGAGGCCGTGCGCGTGGTTGGCGAGCCCCGTTACTTCCCCCTGCCCGCCCGGGACCACGTGGCCATCGGCGAGGACCTGGACCTGCTGGACTTTCCCACTGCGGTAAAGATCGCCAGCAGCCGCTTCGTGCTCATGCGCGGTGACCTGGCCCGTCTGCACCGGGCCCTGGTGCAGTACATGCTGGACACCCACACCCAGGAGCACGGCTACGAGGAGGTCTACGTACCCTACCTGGTGAACGCCGACTCCCTGCGGGGCACCGGCCAGCTGCCCAAGTTCGAGGAAGACCTGTTCAAGCTGTCCAATGGCATGTACCTCATCCCCACCGCCGAGGTGCCCGTCACCAATATCGTGCGGGACGAGATCATCCCGGCGGAAAACCTGCCCATCCGCCTGGTGGCCCACACTCCCTGCTTTCGTTCCGAGGCCGGTTCCTACGGCAAGGACACCCGGGGCATGGTGCGCCAGCACCAGTTCGACAAGGTGGAACTGGTGCAGATGGTACGGCCGGAGGACTCCTATGCCGCCCTGGAGGAGCTCACCGGCCACGCCGAGGCCATCCTCAAGGGCCTGAACCTGCCCTACCGCGTCGTGGCCCTCTGTACCGGCGACCTGGGTTTTTCCAGCTCCAAGACCTATGACCTGGAAGTGTGGCTGCCGGGCCAGAACACCTACCGGGAAATCTCCTCCTGCTCCAACTTCGAGGCCTTCCAGGCCCGCCGCATGCAGGCCCGCTTCCGCCCCGAGAAGGACGGCAAGGCAGGCAAGCCGGAACTTATCCACACCCTAAACGGCTCCGGCCTGGCGGTGGGGCGCTGCCTGGTGGCGGTGCTGGAAAATTATCAGCGTGAGGATGGGGGCGTGGACATCCCCCCCGTGCTGCAACGCTACATGGGTGGCAAGACGCGGATTGATTCCGCACGGTAG
- a CDS encoding DUF1152 domain-containing protein: protein MSLVPFQLPDRCSVLVTGAGGGYDFVCGLPIALELESRGHSVHLANYSFTNLSAVQGAIWHSEHLLEVGPDASSTEAYFPEQLLADYYRKVRGQERSVWCFGRHGVVPTRDSYRYLVQRLGIHAVICVDGGVDGIFRGDETDLGTPSMDTISVMAAHLSGAPMRVYVATAFGVEGAEGTVSHAQALHRMADLMRQNAAIGAGLLHPGEVAGTEFLDAQAFINRRLGEGRQSTMVASLAASIRGAYGRTPVNHKTMQSPPWLSPLTALYWYFQADAVARLKLCYDDILETRTVAEVADAFEAIRSAKGALPYESIPI from the coding sequence ATGAGCCTGGTACCCTTCCAATTACCTGATCGGTGTTCAGTGCTGGTTACCGGTGCAGGCGGTGGCTACGATTTCGTATGTGGACTGCCGATTGCCCTGGAGCTTGAAAGCAGGGGGCATTCCGTCCATCTGGCTAACTATTCGTTTACCAATCTATCCGCCGTCCAGGGCGCCATCTGGCATTCCGAGCACCTGCTGGAGGTTGGCCCAGACGCAAGCTCCACGGAAGCCTATTTCCCCGAACAACTGTTGGCTGACTACTATCGGAAGGTCCGCGGTCAGGAGCGCTCGGTATGGTGTTTCGGGCGTCACGGGGTAGTCCCGACCAGGGACAGCTACCGGTACCTTGTGCAGAGGTTAGGGATACATGCGGTGATATGCGTGGACGGTGGGGTGGACGGAATATTTCGCGGGGATGAAACAGATCTTGGCACGCCGTCCATGGACACCATCTCCGTGATGGCAGCGCACTTGTCTGGCGCTCCAATGCGCGTTTACGTAGCCACGGCATTTGGCGTGGAAGGCGCGGAAGGCACGGTATCCCATGCCCAGGCCCTGCATCGCATGGCGGACTTGATGCGCCAGAATGCCGCCATCGGGGCAGGCCTTCTCCATCCAGGCGAGGTGGCCGGCACTGAATTCCTGGATGCGCAGGCCTTTATCAACCGGCGCCTGGGCGAAGGCAGGCAGAGCACCATGGTTGCCAGTTTGGCGGCTTCGATACGAGGGGCCTACGGGCGCACGCCTGTAAACCACAAGACGATGCAGTCGCCCCCGTGGCTTTCGCCCCTGACCGCCCTGTACTGGTACTTCCAGGCCGATGCCGTGGCCAGGCTCAAGCTGTGCTACGACGACATCCTGGAGACCAGGACCGTAGCAGAGGTGGCCGACGCATTTGAGGCTATCCGTAGTGCCAAAGGAGCGTTGCCCTACGAAAGCATACCCATCTAA
- a CDS encoding response regulator produces the protein MFTRNALLARRLIFTVGSGFALALILIGALTALGLRQLGESNVRLEAIVNENSVKSRMASQMRGLLRDRAISMLSIVVTNDPFEKDQEMLRFYQSGSVYQKVRLELDTLIHRDEERKVLVEIDRLTALNRPVMVRTVDLALEGYTFLAFEVLQQEAIPLQRDLVMQLDKLIKIQQDMTQQAVEEAQGNFLRTRSLMLALGILAVLVAAIVAWAVVRRTARLAAATEREGTKFQTLFETNTDGIVILDDKGFIDCNKATLDMFHMGSKEEFLACRPGELGRNVQACGTTAELLASSNIQLAIRQGHAFFDWIARRPDGTTFPSHVGLHAMTLDGRRVIQAIMRDISAQRETEDTLKRARDAALSATEMKSQFVANVSHEIRTPMNGIMGMTQLLMTTPLTARQKDYVETVARSADALMGVINDLLDFSKIEAGRLTLEEIDFDLGAQLRDILDLYIPRADAKQLALRLERGQGLPAWVRGDPLRIRQILLNLLDNAIKFTQQGEVRLVVETPEGMPGHLRFSVRDTGPGMTSEVQDRVFQAFAQGDGSVTRRFGGTGLGLTICRQLAELMGGSLTLESTPGLGSAFHLTLPLPKARPGRQAPAEEAPGLSFPGVRVLVAEDNPVNQKLAGYMLENLGVEVLMAEDGKVAYETLKREQDATRPVDLVLMDFQMPEWDGLTATRAIRAREHDRGLPRLPVLALTANAMAGFERTCLEAGMDGVLIKPLKEEELAAALDQWLPGRVKVFKPSRGPAVVPTPGPVTRLFKADKIRKLCHDGPARIEEMLSLFIDSTEPLLEKLSLAIHAEDAHQAARQAHQIKGAAAYLGAEEMTRHAAATEQRAKAGDCPGCTDAMEELETAFIALRLEIEDEIKRGRGG, from the coding sequence ATGTTCACGCGCAACGCCCTCCTCGCCCGCCGCCTGATCTTCACGGTCGGATCCGGCTTCGCCCTGGCCCTGATTCTCATCGGCGCCCTAACGGCCCTGGGCCTGCGACAGCTTGGAGAAAGCAACGTCCGCCTGGAAGCCATCGTCAACGAGAACAGCGTCAAGTCCCGCATGGCCAGCCAGATGCGGGGCCTGCTGCGAGACCGCGCCATCTCCATGCTCTCCATCGTGGTCACCAACGATCCCTTCGAAAAAGACCAGGAGATGCTGCGTTTCTATCAATCCGGGTCCGTTTACCAGAAGGTGCGCCTGGAGCTGGACACGCTCATCCACCGTGACGAGGAAAGAAAGGTGCTGGTCGAGATCGACCGGCTCACCGCCCTCAACCGGCCAGTGATGGTGCGCACCGTGGATCTTGCCCTGGAGGGCTACACCTTCCTGGCCTTCGAGGTGCTGCAGCAGGAGGCCATCCCCTTGCAGCGGGACCTGGTCATGCAGCTGGACAAACTGATCAAGATCCAGCAGGACATGACCCAGCAGGCGGTGGAGGAAGCCCAGGGCAATTTTTTGCGCACCCGCTCCCTCATGCTGGCCCTGGGCATCCTGGCCGTGCTGGTGGCCGCCATCGTGGCCTGGGCCGTGGTGCGTCGTACCGCCCGCCTGGCGGCCGCCACGGAACGGGAAGGCACCAAGTTCCAGACCCTGTTCGAGACCAACACCGACGGCATCGTCATCCTGGATGACAAGGGTTTCATCGACTGCAACAAGGCCACCCTGGACATGTTCCACATGGGCTCCAAGGAGGAGTTCCTCGCCTGCAGGCCCGGTGAACTGGGCCGGAACGTCCAGGCTTGCGGCACCACTGCCGAGCTGCTGGCCAGCAGCAACATCCAGCTGGCCATCCGCCAGGGCCACGCCTTTTTCGACTGGATCGCACGCCGGCCGGACGGCACCACCTTCCCTTCCCATGTGGGACTTCACGCCATGACCCTGGACGGCCGCAGGGTCATCCAGGCCATCATGCGGGACATATCCGCCCAGAGGGAGACGGAGGACACCCTGAAGCGGGCCCGGGACGCAGCCCTGAGCGCCACCGAGATGAAATCCCAGTTCGTGGCCAACGTGAGCCACGAGATTCGCACCCCCATGAACGGCATCATGGGCATGACCCAGCTGCTGATGACCACACCTCTCACGGCCAGGCAGAAGGACTACGTGGAGACCGTGGCCCGCTCCGCCGATGCCCTCATGGGTGTCATCAACGACCTGCTGGATTTCTCCAAGATCGAGGCGGGACGGCTCACCCTGGAGGAAATCGATTTCGACCTGGGCGCCCAGTTGCGGGACATCCTGGACCTTTACATACCCCGGGCAGACGCCAAGCAGCTTGCCCTGCGCCTGGAGCGGGGCCAAGGCCTGCCGGCCTGGGTGCGGGGCGACCCCCTTCGCATCCGCCAGATCCTCCTCAACCTGCTGGACAACGCCATCAAGTTCACCCAGCAGGGCGAGGTGCGGCTGGTGGTGGAAACGCCGGAGGGCATGCCGGGCCACCTTCGCTTCTCCGTACGGGATACCGGGCCCGGCATGACATCGGAAGTCCAGGACCGCGTATTCCAGGCCTTCGCCCAAGGTGACGGATCCGTCACCCGCAGGTTCGGCGGCACCGGTCTGGGCCTTACCATCTGCCGCCAGCTGGCGGAACTCATGGGCGGCAGCCTCACCCTGGAAAGCACGCCCGGCCTGGGCAGCGCCTTCCACCTCACCCTGCCGCTGCCCAAGGCCCGGCCGGGCAGGCAGGCGCCCGCCGAGGAAGCGCCGGGCCTGAGCTTCCCTGGCGTTCGCGTCCTCGTGGCCGAGGACAACCCCGTGAACCAGAAGCTGGCCGGCTACATGCTGGAAAACCTGGGGGTGGAAGTGCTGATGGCCGAGGATGGCAAGGTGGCCTACGAAACGCTCAAGCGGGAACAGGACGCCACCCGCCCGGTGGACCTGGTGCTGATGGACTTCCAGATGCCGGAATGGGACGGCCTCACGGCCACCCGGGCCATCCGCGCCCGGGAGCACGACCGGGGACTGCCCCGCCTGCCCGTGCTGGCCCTGACCGCCAATGCCATGGCCGGATTCGAGCGCACCTGCCTGGAGGCCGGCATGGACGGGGTGCTGATCAAACCCCTGAAGGAAGAGGAACTGGCCGCCGCACTGGACCAATGGCTGCCCGGTCGCGTCAAGGTTTTCAAACCCTCCCGGGGCCCGGCCGTGGTGCCCACCCCAGGGCCCGTGACACGCCTGTTCAAGGCGGACAAGATCCGCAAGCTTTGTCACGATGGCCCGGCGCGCATCGAGGAAATGCTTAGTCTCTTCATCGACAGCACCGAGCCCCTGCTGGAAAAACTGAGCCTTGCCATCCATGCGGAGGACGCCCACCAGGCCGCGCGCCAGGCCCACCAGATCAAGGGTGCCGCCGCCTACCTGGGGGCCGAGGAAATGACCCGCCACGCCGCCGCCACCGAGCAGCGGGCCAAGGCAGGGGATTGTCCTGGCTGCACCGATGCCATGGAAGAACTGGAGACCGCTTTCATCGCCCTGCGCCTGGAGATCGAAGACGAAATAAAAAGGGGCCGTGGCGGTTAG
- a CDS encoding sensor histidine kinase: protein MNIESKDLYAALMHELKNNLGLLAMTIDGIPVTGMPAHDQSVDEARLLCQRVVDRLQQALLVYKAQNQPIVPMVDAYSPRDLADELRDTAASLARDRLEVEVRAAENVPAIWFLDRNLVEMALINAVHNSLGYAKSRISIYLAMEEGCLDISVLDDSDGYPEHVLQAFAARQPYRSTGTGLGLQFAQLVAEAHENRGRVGELRLSNQGGALFTLRLP from the coding sequence ATGAACATCGAAAGCAAGGACCTCTACGCAGCCCTCATGCACGAACTCAAGAACAACCTGGGCCTGCTGGCCATGACCATCGACGGCATCCCCGTCACGGGCATGCCGGCCCACGACCAGTCGGTGGACGAGGCCCGCCTGCTGTGCCAGCGGGTCGTGGACCGCCTGCAGCAGGCGCTGCTGGTGTACAAGGCCCAGAACCAGCCCATCGTGCCCATGGTGGACGCCTACTCGCCCCGGGACCTGGCGGACGAACTGAGGGACACCGCCGCCTCCCTGGCACGGGACCGCCTGGAGGTGGAGGTGCGGGCAGCCGAAAACGTGCCGGCCATCTGGTTCCTCGACCGCAACCTGGTGGAGATGGCCTTGATCAATGCCGTCCACAATTCCCTGGGCTACGCGAAGAGCCGGATATCCATTTACCTGGCCATGGAAGAGGGCTGCCTGGACATCTCCGTTCTGGATGATTCGGACGGCTATCCCGAGCACGTGCTCCAGGCCTTTGCCGCTCGCCAGCCCTACCGCTCCACCGGCACCGGCCTGGGGCTGCAATTCGCCCAACTGGTGGCCGAGGCCCACGAGAACAGGGGCAGGGTGGGTGAGTTGCGCCTGAGCAACCAGGGAGGCGCCCTGTTCACCCTTCGCCTGCCTTGA
- a CDS encoding RluA family pseudouridine synthase, protein MQADGKVTVTKEFIGPETAGQRLDNFLFRHLKGVPKSRIYRMLREGEVRVSGKRAKPEYKLAEGDMVRIPPVRVAEREAPSVMGGTFSHPLLERVIYRDDALLVIDKPSGQAVHGGSGISLGVIEQLRLELPNARFLELAHRLDKETSGVLILALKRSALVELHRMLRAGEINKRYLAMATGLWRDPLRHVKLPLQRYLNEEGERRVAVDDEGQRAHTVFRLVQRFEAYSLLEAELKTGRTHQIRVHLAALGHAIACDDKYGDPAQNKQIRHQGLKRMFLHAARLEMLHPLTKAPLVLEAQLPADLEGFLAALPVKG, encoded by the coding sequence ATGCAAGCAGACGGCAAAGTCACTGTAACAAAAGAATTTATTGGCCCGGAAACCGCCGGCCAGCGTCTGGACAACTTTCTCTTCCGCCACCTGAAGGGGGTGCCCAAGAGCCGCATCTACCGGATGTTGCGGGAAGGGGAAGTGCGGGTGTCCGGCAAGCGTGCAAAGCCGGAATACAAACTGGCTGAAGGGGACATGGTGCGCATCCCACCGGTGCGGGTGGCGGAGCGTGAAGCCCCGTCGGTCATGGGGGGGACTTTCAGCCACCCCTTGCTGGAGAGGGTCATCTACCGGGACGATGCCCTGCTTGTCATCGACAAGCCCTCCGGCCAGGCTGTCCATGGCGGCAGCGGCATCAGCCTGGGGGTGATCGAGCAACTTCGACTTGAACTGCCCAATGCGCGTTTTCTGGAGCTGGCCCATCGTCTGGACAAGGAAACCTCCGGCGTGCTGATCCTGGCCCTCAAGCGTTCCGCCCTGGTGGAGCTGCACCGCATGCTGCGGGCGGGGGAGATCAACAAGCGCTACCTGGCCATGGCCACGGGTTTGTGGCGGGATCCTTTGCGGCACGTGAAGCTACCCCTGCAGCGCTACCTGAACGAGGAGGGTGAGCGGCGGGTGGCGGTGGACGACGAAGGCCAGCGGGCCCACACCGTGTTCCGTCTGGTGCAGCGCTTTGAAGCGTACAGCCTGCTGGAGGCGGAACTGAAGACTGGGCGCACCCACCAGATCCGGGTGCATCTGGCCGCCCTGGGGCATGCCATTGCCTGTGATGACAAATACGGCGATCCGGCCCAGAACAAGCAGATTCGCCACCAGGGGCTCAAACGCATGTTTCTGCATGCGGCGCGCCTGGAAATGCTGCATCCCCTGACGAAGGCGCCTCTGGTGCTGGAGGCGCAGCTGCCGGCGGACTTGGAGGGGTTTTTGGCGGCGTTACCGGTGAAAGGCTGA